The following coding sequences lie in one Ictalurus punctatus breed USDA103 chromosome 16, Coco_2.0, whole genome shotgun sequence genomic window:
- the ppp2r2ab gene encoding serine/threonine-protein phosphatase 2A 55 kDa regulatory subunit B alpha isoform isoform X1, whose protein sequence is MWIVECGRKRLKEDCWTGSEGLQLEKGGEKIKRPEHIRDLLSSTDFNYFVGAITQTSGKLSAAEIPSLSLSLSLAMAGAGGGGNDVQWCFSQVKGAIDDDVAEADIISTVEFNHSGELLATGDKGGRVVIFQQDTENKAQCRSDYNVYSTFQSHEPEFDYLKSLEIEEKINKIRWLPQKNAAQFLLSTNDKTIKLWKISERDKRPEGYNLKEEDGRCRDSTTITTLRVPVFRPMDLMVEASPRRVFANAHTYHINSISVNSDNETYLSADDLRINLWHLEITDRSFNIVDIKPANMEELTEVITAAEFHPHQCNTFVYSSSKGTIRMCDMRASALCDKHSKLFEEPEDPSNRSFFSEIISSISDVKFSHSGRYMMTRDYLSIKIWDLNMESRPVETYQVHEYLRSKLCSLYENDCIFDKFECCWSGNDSVVMTGSYNNFFRMLERTQRRDVTLEACRESCKPRQVLKPRRVCAGGKRKKDEISVDSLDFNKKILHTAWHPHANIIAVATTNNLYIFQEKGN, encoded by the exons ATGTGGATAGTGGAGTGTGGGAGGAAAAGGCTGAAGGAGGATTGTTGGACTGGTTCAGAGGGACTTCAGCTTGAGAAAGGTGGAGAGAAAATAAAGCGGCCAGAACACATCCGAGATTTATTATCTAGCACAGATTTTAATTATTTCGTTGGTGCAATAACACAAACCTCGGGAAAGTTATCAGCCGCTGAgattccctccctctctctctctctctctctcgccatgGCAG GTGCCGGAGGCGGGGGCAACGACGTGCAGTGGTGCTTCTCGCAGGTCAAAGGAGCAATCGATGATGACGTAGCCGAAG CTGATATCATCTCTACCGTGGAGTTCAACCACTCAGGGGAGCTGTTAGCCACCGGAGACAAAGGCGGACGCGTCGTCATCTTCCAGCAAGACACTGAG AACAAGGCACAGTGCCGCAGCGACTACAACGTTTACAGCACGTTCCAGAGCCACGAGCCCGAGTTCGACTACCTGAAGAGTCTGGAGATCGAGGAGAAGATCAACAAGATCCGCTGGCTGCCACAGAAAAACGCCGCACAGTTCCTGTTGTCCACGAACG ATAAAACTATAAAGTTGTGGAAGATAAGTGAACGCGATAAGAGACCAGAGGGTTACAATCTGAAAGAGGAGGATGGCCGCTGCAGAGATTCGACCACCATTACTACTCTACGG GTACCCGTGTTCAGGCCCATGGACCTGATGGTGGAGGCGAGCCCTCGGCGTGTGTTCGCGAACGCTCACACTTACCACATCAACTCCATCTCAGTAAACAGCGACAACGAGACGTACCTGTCCGCCGACGACCTGCGCATCAACCTGTGGCACCTGGAGATCACCGACCGCAGCTTCA ACATCGTGGACATCAAGCCGGCCAACATGGAGGAGCTGACGGAGGTGATCACGGCGGCCGAGTTCCACCCGCACCAGTGCAACACCTTCGTCTACAGCAGCAGCAAAGGCACCATCCGCATGTGCGACATGCGCGCCTCCGCCCTCTGCGACAAACACTCCAAAC TGTTCGAGGAGCCAGAAGACCCCAGCAACCGCTCTTTCTTCTCAGAAATCATCTCTTCCATCTCGGACGTTAAGTTCAGCCACAGCGGCCGCTACATGATGACCCGAGATTATCTGTCCATCAAGATCTGGGACCTGAACATGGAGAGCCGGCCAGTGGAGACGTATCAG GTTCACGAATACCTCAGGAGTAAGCTGTGCTCGCTCTATGAAAACGACTGCATCTTCGACAAGTTCGAGTGCTGCTGGAGCGGGAACGACAG CGTGGTGATGACGGGCTCATACAACAACTTCTTCCGCATGCTGGAGCGCACGCAGCGGCGAGACGTCACCCTGGAGGCGTGCCGTGAGAGCTGTAAGCCCCGGCAGGTGCTGAAGCCGCGGCGCGTGTGCGCTGGcgggaagaggaagaaggacgAGATCAGCGTGGACAGCCTGGACTTCAACAAGAAGATCCTGCACACGGCCTGGCACCCGCACGCCAACATCATCGCCGTGGCGACCACCAACAACCTCTACATCTTCCAGGAGAAGGGCAACTAG
- the ppp2r2ab gene encoding serine/threonine-protein phosphatase 2A 55 kDa regulatory subunit B alpha isoform isoform X2 gives MWIVECGRKRLKEDCWTGSEGLQLEKGAGGGGNDVQWCFSQVKGAIDDDVAEADIISTVEFNHSGELLATGDKGGRVVIFQQDTENKAQCRSDYNVYSTFQSHEPEFDYLKSLEIEEKINKIRWLPQKNAAQFLLSTNDKTIKLWKISERDKRPEGYNLKEEDGRCRDSTTITTLRVPVFRPMDLMVEASPRRVFANAHTYHINSISVNSDNETYLSADDLRINLWHLEITDRSFNIVDIKPANMEELTEVITAAEFHPHQCNTFVYSSSKGTIRMCDMRASALCDKHSKLFEEPEDPSNRSFFSEIISSISDVKFSHSGRYMMTRDYLSIKIWDLNMESRPVETYQVHEYLRSKLCSLYENDCIFDKFECCWSGNDSVVMTGSYNNFFRMLERTQRRDVTLEACRESCKPRQVLKPRRVCAGGKRKKDEISVDSLDFNKKILHTAWHPHANIIAVATTNNLYIFQEKGN, from the exons ATGTGGATAGTGGAGTGTGGGAGGAAAAGGCTGAAGGAGGATTGTTGGACTGGTTCAGAGGGACTTCAGCTTGAGAAAG GTGCCGGAGGCGGGGGCAACGACGTGCAGTGGTGCTTCTCGCAGGTCAAAGGAGCAATCGATGATGACGTAGCCGAAG CTGATATCATCTCTACCGTGGAGTTCAACCACTCAGGGGAGCTGTTAGCCACCGGAGACAAAGGCGGACGCGTCGTCATCTTCCAGCAAGACACTGAG AACAAGGCACAGTGCCGCAGCGACTACAACGTTTACAGCACGTTCCAGAGCCACGAGCCCGAGTTCGACTACCTGAAGAGTCTGGAGATCGAGGAGAAGATCAACAAGATCCGCTGGCTGCCACAGAAAAACGCCGCACAGTTCCTGTTGTCCACGAACG ATAAAACTATAAAGTTGTGGAAGATAAGTGAACGCGATAAGAGACCAGAGGGTTACAATCTGAAAGAGGAGGATGGCCGCTGCAGAGATTCGACCACCATTACTACTCTACGG GTACCCGTGTTCAGGCCCATGGACCTGATGGTGGAGGCGAGCCCTCGGCGTGTGTTCGCGAACGCTCACACTTACCACATCAACTCCATCTCAGTAAACAGCGACAACGAGACGTACCTGTCCGCCGACGACCTGCGCATCAACCTGTGGCACCTGGAGATCACCGACCGCAGCTTCA ACATCGTGGACATCAAGCCGGCCAACATGGAGGAGCTGACGGAGGTGATCACGGCGGCCGAGTTCCACCCGCACCAGTGCAACACCTTCGTCTACAGCAGCAGCAAAGGCACCATCCGCATGTGCGACATGCGCGCCTCCGCCCTCTGCGACAAACACTCCAAAC TGTTCGAGGAGCCAGAAGACCCCAGCAACCGCTCTTTCTTCTCAGAAATCATCTCTTCCATCTCGGACGTTAAGTTCAGCCACAGCGGCCGCTACATGATGACCCGAGATTATCTGTCCATCAAGATCTGGGACCTGAACATGGAGAGCCGGCCAGTGGAGACGTATCAG GTTCACGAATACCTCAGGAGTAAGCTGTGCTCGCTCTATGAAAACGACTGCATCTTCGACAAGTTCGAGTGCTGCTGGAGCGGGAACGACAG CGTGGTGATGACGGGCTCATACAACAACTTCTTCCGCATGCTGGAGCGCACGCAGCGGCGAGACGTCACCCTGGAGGCGTGCCGTGAGAGCTGTAAGCCCCGGCAGGTGCTGAAGCCGCGGCGCGTGTGCGCTGGcgggaagaggaagaaggacgAGATCAGCGTGGACAGCCTGGACTTCAACAAGAAGATCCTGCACACGGCCTGGCACCCGCACGCCAACATCATCGCCGTGGCGACCACCAACAACCTCTACATCTTCCAGGAGAAGGGCAACTAG